The Streptomyces sp. ALI-76-A nucleotide sequence GTGGGACACCGGCCACCAGAGCTACGTCCACAAGTTGCTGACGGGGCGTCAGGACTTCTCCAAGCTGCGCGGCAAGGGCGGGCTGTCCGGCTACCCCTCGCGCGAGGAGTCCGAGCACGACGTCATCGAGAACAGCCACGCCTCCACCGCGCTCGGCTGGGCCGACGGGCTCGCCAAGGCCCGCCAGGTCCAGGGCGAGAGGGGCCATGTCGTCGCGGTGATGGGCGACGGGGCGCTCACCGGGGGCATGGCCTGGGAGGCGCTCAACAACATCGCGGCCGCCAAGGACCGGCCGCTGATCATCGTCGTCAACGACAACGAGCGCTCGTACGCGCCGACCATCGGCGGACTCGCCAACCACCTCGCCACCCTGCGCACGACGGACGGCTACGAGAAGGTCCTGGCCTGGGGGAAGGACGTACTGCTGCGGACCCCGCTGGTCGGCACCACCCTCTACGAGTCCCTGCACGGCGCGAAGAAGGGCTTCAAGGACGCGTTCGCCCCGCAGGGCATGTTCGAGGACCTGGGCCTGAAGTACGTCGGCCCGATCGACGGGCACGACCTGAAGGCCGTCGAGTCGGCGCTCCGGCGTGCGAAACGCTTCCACGGCCCGGTGCTCGTGCACTGCCTCACCGAGAAGGGGCGCGGCTATGAGCCCGCCCTCGCCCACGAGGAGGACCACTTCCACACCGTGGGCGTGATGGACCCGCTCACCTGCGAGCCGCTCACGCCGTCGGGCGGGCCGTCCTGGACCTCGGTGTTCGGCGAGGAGATGGTCCGGATCGGGCAGGAGCGGGACGATGTCGTGGCGATCACGGCGGCCATGCTGCACCCGGTGGGGCTCGGCCCGTTCGCGGCCCGCTTCCCCGACCGGATCTGGGACGTCGGCATCGCCGAGCAGCACGCGGCCGTGTCCGCCGCCGGCCTCGCCACCGGCGGGCTGCACCCGGTCGTCGCCGTCTACGCCACCTTCCTCAACCGGGCCTTCGACCAGCTGCTGATGGATGTGGCGCTGCACCGCTGCGGCGTCACCTTCGTGCTGGACCGGGCCGGCGTCACCGGTGTCGACGGGGCCTCCCACAACGGGATGTGGGACATGTCGATCCTCCAGGTCGTGCCCGGACTCAGGATCGCCGCACCCCGGGACGCCGACCAGCTGCGCGCGCAGCTCAGAGAGGCGGTCACGGTGGACGACGCGCCGACGCTGGTCCGCTTCCCCAAGGAGTCGGTGGGACCGGTGATCCCGGCGGTCGACCGGGTGGGCGGCCTGGACGTGCTGCACCGCGCCGACCGGCCCGAGGTCCTGCTGGTCGCCGTGGGTGTGATGGCGCCCGTCTGTCTCCAGGCCGCCGAGCTGCTGGAAGCACGGGGCATCGGCTGCACGGTGGTCGACCCGCGCTGGGTCAAGCCGGTCGATCCGGCGCTGCCCGGCCTCGCCGCCGGGCACCGCCTGGTCGCGGTGGTCGAGGACAACAGCCGCGCGTCCGGGGTGGGGGCCGCCGTGGCACTCGCCCTCGGCGACGCGGACGTGGACGTCCCGGTACGGCGGTTCGGTGTCCCGGAACAGTTCCTCGCGCACGCCAAGCGGGCCGAGGTGCTCGCCGACATCGGCCTCACGCCCGTCGAGGTCGCCGGACGGATCGGCGCCAGTCTGGCCGTCAAGGAAGCGGACCTGGCCGTCCGGGAAGAGCTGTCCAAGGAGAAACAGGAATGACAACCGCCAAATCCGCGTCGCCCTCCTCGCAGGCCGGGGAGTTCGACCTCGGCGCGCTGCTGGCCGAACGCGGAGCCGAGCGCTACGAGCTGCACGGCAAGTACCTGAACCACCAGCTCCCGCGCATGCTGCACACCATCGGCTTCGACAAGGTCTACGAGCGGGGCGAGGGCGCCTACTTCTGGGACGCGGACGGCAACGACTACCTGGACATGCTCGCCGGGTTCGGGGTGATGGGCCTGGGCCGTCACCACCCCGTCGTCCGCAAGGCGCTGCACGACGTCCTCGACGCCCAGCTCGCCGACCTCACCCGCTTCGACTGCCAGCCGCTGCCGGGGCTGCTGGCCGAGAAACTGCTGGCGCACAGCCCGCACCTGGACCGGGTGTTCTTCGGCAACAGCGGGACCGAGGCGGTCGAGGGCGCCCTGAAGTTCGCCCGGTACGCCACCGGCAAGCCGCGGATCCTGTACTGCGAGCACGCCTTCCACGGCCTGACCACCGGGTCGTTGTCGGTCAACGGCGAGGACGGTTTCCGGGACGGCTTCGCCCCGCTGCTGCCCGACACCGGCATCCCGCTCGGTGATCTCGACGCGCTGGCACGGGAGTTGCGGAAGGGCGACGTCGCCGCCCTGATCGTCGAACCGATCCAGGGCAAGGGCGTGCACGAGTCTCCGCCCGGCTATCTGCGCGCCGCCCAGGACCTGCTGCACCGGCACAAGGCGCTGCTCATCGCGGACGAGGTGCAGACCGGCCTGGGTCGCACCGGCGACTTCTACGCCTACCAGCACGAGGAGGGCGTCGAACCCGACCTGGTCTGCGTGGCCAAGGCGCTGTCCGGCGGATACGTGCCCGTCGGCGCGACCCTCGGCAAGGACTGGATCTTCCGGAAGGTCTATTCCTCGATGGACCGGGTGCTGGTCCACTCGGCGAGCTTCGGCTCCAACGCGCAGGCGATGGCGGCGGGACTGGCCGTCCTGTCGGTGCTGGAGAACGAGCAGGTCGTGGCGGGCGCCCGGGCCACCGGGGAGCTGTTGAAGGCCCGCCTGACGGCACTGATCGACCGGTACGAGCTGCTGGCCGACGTCCGCGGCCGGGGCCTGATGATCGGCATCGAGTTCGGCCGGCCCACGTCGCTGAAACTGCGCAGCCGGTGGGCCATGCTGCAGGCGGCCCGCAAGGGACTGTTCGCCCAGATGGTGGTCGTGCCGCTGCTCCAACGGCACCGGATCCTCACCCAGGTCTCCGGCGACCACCTGGAGGTGATCAAGCTGATTCCGCCGCTGGTCGTCGGCGAGCGGGAGGTGGACCGGTTCGTGGACGCCTTCACGGACGTGATGGACGACGCGCACAGCGGCGGCGGTCTGATGTGGGACTTCGGCAAGACGCTGATCAAACAGGCGGTGGCCAACCGCTAGGACGCCCGCTCGGGAGGCAGCCTTTGCCTCTGAGGCAAAGGATTTGCCGCAGAGGCAAGGGTCCGGCTCAATGGGGTGCATGAGCTCTCCCGAGTCCGAGCCCGAGACGAGGCCCGAGTCCGGCACCGGGCCCGGCTCCGGACCGTCCGCCGAAGCGGTCCCGCAGGTCGCGCCCCAGCTGCGCGCCCTGCGCCGCCAGGCCTCCCTCACCCTGGAGGCCGCGGCCCGCGCCGCCGGACTGTCACCCGCTCACCTCTCCCGGCTGGAGACCGGACAGCGTCAGCCCTCGCTGCCGATGCTGCTCGCGCTCGCCCGCATCTACGGTACGACGGTTTCGGAGCTGCTCGGCGAGACGGTCGGCGGCCGGGACGCCGTCGTGCGCGCCGCCGCCATGGAACCGACCGCGGCCGGCGGCTGGACCTACTGGCAGGCCGGCGCACCCGGCCACGCCATGCAGGCCCTGCGCGTCCACGTCCCGCACGGCTCCCAGGGCGACATCGTGCGCGTCCACCCCGGCGAGGAGTGGCTGT carries:
- the dxs gene encoding 1-deoxy-D-xylulose-5-phosphate synthase codes for the protein MTILENIRGPRDLKALSETELGELSQEIRQFLVHAVARTGGHLGPNLGVVELSVALHRVFESPVDRILWDTGHQSYVHKLLTGRQDFSKLRGKGGLSGYPSREESEHDVIENSHASTALGWADGLAKARQVQGERGHVVAVMGDGALTGGMAWEALNNIAAAKDRPLIIVVNDNERSYAPTIGGLANHLATLRTTDGYEKVLAWGKDVLLRTPLVGTTLYESLHGAKKGFKDAFAPQGMFEDLGLKYVGPIDGHDLKAVESALRRAKRFHGPVLVHCLTEKGRGYEPALAHEEDHFHTVGVMDPLTCEPLTPSGGPSWTSVFGEEMVRIGQERDDVVAITAAMLHPVGLGPFAARFPDRIWDVGIAEQHAAVSAAGLATGGLHPVVAVYATFLNRAFDQLLMDVALHRCGVTFVLDRAGVTGVDGASHNGMWDMSILQVVPGLRIAAPRDADQLRAQLREAVTVDDAPTLVRFPKESVGPVIPAVDRVGGLDVLHRADRPEVLLVAVGVMAPVCLQAAELLEARGIGCTVVDPRWVKPVDPALPGLAAGHRLVAVVEDNSRASGVGAAVALALGDADVDVPVRRFGVPEQFLAHAKRAEVLADIGLTPVEVAGRIGASLAVKEADLAVREELSKEKQE
- a CDS encoding aspartate aminotransferase family protein, with the translated sequence MTTAKSASPSSQAGEFDLGALLAERGAERYELHGKYLNHQLPRMLHTIGFDKVYERGEGAYFWDADGNDYLDMLAGFGVMGLGRHHPVVRKALHDVLDAQLADLTRFDCQPLPGLLAEKLLAHSPHLDRVFFGNSGTEAVEGALKFARYATGKPRILYCEHAFHGLTTGSLSVNGEDGFRDGFAPLLPDTGIPLGDLDALARELRKGDVAALIVEPIQGKGVHESPPGYLRAAQDLLHRHKALLIADEVQTGLGRTGDFYAYQHEEGVEPDLVCVAKALSGGYVPVGATLGKDWIFRKVYSSMDRVLVHSASFGSNAQAMAAGLAVLSVLENEQVVAGARATGELLKARLTALIDRYELLADVRGRGLMIGIEFGRPTSLKLRSRWAMLQAARKGLFAQMVVVPLLQRHRILTQVSGDHLEVIKLIPPLVVGEREVDRFVDAFTDVMDDAHSGGGLMWDFGKTLIKQAVANR
- a CDS encoding XRE family transcriptional regulator; this translates as MSSPESEPETRPESGTGPGSGPSAEAVPQVAPQLRALRRQASLTLEAAARAAGLSPAHLSRLETGQRQPSLPMLLALARIYGTTVSELLGETVGGRDAVVRAAAMEPTAAGGWTYWQAGAPGHAMQALRVHVPHGSQGDIVRVHPGEEWLYVLKGRLRLRLGDTTHRLAAGDSAHFDSLTPHRIAAQDPDGVDLLFVHTLLQSPTATLCLGPTPGDMP